Proteins encoded by one window of Actinocorallia herbida:
- the rpmC gene encoding 50S ribosomal protein L29, with translation MANTAEDLRTQPEDELVTKLKEFKEELFNLRFQAATGQLESHGRLRTVKREIARIYTVMRERELGIVTVAEEGEK, from the coding sequence ACGGCCGAAGACCTGCGCACCCAGCCCGAGGACGAGCTGGTGACCAAGCTGAAGGAATTCAAGGAGGAGCTTTTCAACCTCCGGTTCCAGGCGGCGACCGGTCAGCTGGAAAGCCACGGGCGGCTGCGGACGGTCAAGCGAGAGATCGCCCGCATCTACACCGTGATGCGGGAGCGCGAGCTCGGCATCGTCACCGTTGCCGAGGAGGGCGAGAAGTGA
- the rpsQ gene encoding 30S ribosomal protein S17, giving the protein MSETTETAARANRKVREGLVVSDKMDKTVVVAVEDRVKHRLYGKIIRRTTKYKAHDEANACGVGDRVRLMETRPLSASKRWRVIEILEKAK; this is encoded by the coding sequence GTGAGCGAGACCACCGAGACCGCCGCGAGGGCGAACCGCAAGGTCCGTGAGGGCCTTGTGGTGAGCGACAAGATGGACAAGACCGTCGTCGTCGCCGTCGAGGACCGCGTCAAGCACCGTCTGTACGGCAAGATCATCCGCCGTACGACCAAGTACAAGGCTCACGATGAGGCCAACGCCTGTGGCGTCGGCGACCGGGTCCGCCTGATGGAGACCCGTCCGCTGTCGGCGTCCAAGCGCTGGCGCGTCATCGAGATCCTGGAGAAGGCCAAGTAA
- the rplN gene encoding 50S ribosomal protein L14, which translates to MIQQESRLKVADNTGAKEILCIRVLGGSGRRYAGIGDIIVATVKDAIPAAGVKKGDVVKAVVVRTRKEVRRPDGSYIRFDENAAVLIKDGGDPRGTRIFGPVGRELREKKFMRIVSLAPEVL; encoded by the coding sequence GTGATCCAGCAGGAGTCGCGACTGAAGGTCGCCGACAACACTGGTGCGAAGGAGATCCTTTGCATCCGTGTGCTCGGTGGCTCCGGTCGGCGCTATGCGGGCATCGGTGACATCATCGTCGCCACGGTGAAGGACGCCATTCCCGCGGCCGGCGTGAAGAAGGGCGACGTGGTCAAGGCCGTCGTCGTTCGCACGCGCAAGGAAGTCCGTCGTCCCGACGGTTCCTACATTCGTTTCGACGAGAACGCGGCTGTCCTCATCAAGGATGGCGGGGACCCCCGGGGCACCCGTATCTTCGGCCCGGTCGGCCGCGAGCTGCGCGAGAAGAAGTTCATGCGCATCGTCTCGCTCGCGCCGGAGGTGCTGTAA
- the rplX gene encoding 50S ribosomal protein L24 has translation MKIRKGDEVVIIAGKSKGATGKVIAVDTTRERVTVEGANLIKKNTKVDAQGKGGGIVTVEAPLHVSNVALVEDGKPTRVGYTVNDDGKKVRISRRTGKEI, from the coding sequence ATGAAGATCCGCAAGGGCGACGAGGTCGTCATCATCGCCGGTAAGTCCAAGGGCGCCACCGGCAAGGTCATCGCCGTCGACACCACGCGCGAGCGCGTGACCGTCGAGGGTGCGAACCTCATCAAGAAGAACACCAAGGTCGACGCCCAGGGCAAGGGCGGCGGGATCGTCACCGTCGAGGCGCCGCTGCACGTCAGCAATGTCGCGCTGGTCGAGGATGGCAAGCCGACTCGCGTGGGCTACACGGTCAACGACGACGGCAAGAAGGTCCGGATCTCCCGTCGTACCGGCAAGGAGATCTGA
- the rplE gene encoding 50S ribosomal protein L5 has translation MTETSVEIPQPRLKLRYREEIKSQLQEQFDFANVMQIPGLTKIVVNMGVGEAARDAKLIEGAVKDLTAITGQKPAVAKAKKSIAQFKLREGMPIGAHVTLRGDRMWEFLDRLLSLALPRIRDFRGLNPKQFDGRGNYTFGLTEQVMFHEVDVDKVDRQRGMDITIVTTATNDEEGRALLKLLGFPFKEA, from the coding sequence ATGACCGAGACTTCCGTCGAGATCCCCCAGCCGCGGCTCAAGCTGCGCTACCGGGAAGAGATCAAGTCGCAGCTGCAGGAGCAGTTCGATTTCGCCAACGTCATGCAGATCCCCGGTCTGACCAAGATCGTGGTGAACATGGGTGTCGGTGAGGCCGCCCGCGACGCCAAGCTGATCGAAGGCGCCGTCAAGGACCTGACCGCGATCACCGGTCAGAAGCCCGCCGTCGCCAAGGCGAAGAAGTCCATCGCGCAGTTCAAGCTGCGCGAGGGCATGCCGATCGGTGCGCACGTCACGCTGCGCGGCGACCGCATGTGGGAGTTCCTCGACCGGCTGCTGTCGCTCGCGCTGCCGCGCATCCGCGACTTCCGGGGTCTCAACCCCAAGCAGTTCGACGGCCGGGGCAACTACACCTTCGGTCTGACCGAGCAGGTCATGTTCCACGAGGTCGACGTCGACAAGGTCGACCGGCAGCGTGGCATGGACATCACCATCGTGACGACCGCGACCAACGACGAAGAGGGCCGGGCGCTGCTGAAGCTCCTCGGCTTCCCGTTCAAGGAGGCCTGA
- a CDS encoding type Z 30S ribosomal protein S14, giving the protein MAKKALIAKAARKPKFGVRGYTRCSRCGRPHSVYRKFGLCRVCFREMAHRGELPGITKSSW; this is encoded by the coding sequence ATGGCGAAGAAGGCTCTGATCGCCAAGGCTGCTCGCAAGCCGAAGTTCGGCGTCCGGGGTTACACCCGGTGCTCGCGCTGCGGTCGCCCGCACTCGGTCTACCGGAAGTTCGGCCTGTGCCGTGTCTGCTTCCGTGAGATGGCGCACCGGGGCGAGCTGCCCGGCATCACCAAGTCGTCCTGGTAA
- the rpsH gene encoding 30S ribosomal protein S8 — protein MTMTDPIADMLTRLRNANSAYHDSVSMPYSKIKAHISEILQQEGYITGWHVEDAEVGKKLVVDLKFGPTRERSIAGIKRVSKPGLRVYAKKDNLPKVLGGLGVAIISTSSGLMTDKQAGKRGVGGEVLAYVW, from the coding sequence ATGACGATGACCGACCCGATCGCAGACATGCTCACGCGTCTGCGTAACGCGAACTCGGCATACCACGACAGCGTGTCGATGCCGTACTCGAAGATCAAGGCGCACATCTCGGAGATCCTCCAGCAGGAGGGCTACATCACCGGATGGCACGTGGAGGATGCCGAAGTCGGCAAGAAGCTCGTGGTGGACCTGAAGTTCGGTCCCACCCGCGAGCGCTCCATCGCCGGTATCAAGCGCGTTTCCAAGCCCGGTCTCCGGGTTTACGCGAAGAAGGACAACCTGCCGAAGGTCCTGGGCGGACTGGGCGTCGCGATCATCTCGACGTCCTCCGGACTCATGACCGACAAGCAGGCCGGCAAGCGCGGCGTGGGCGGCGAAGTCCTCGCCTACGTCTGGTAG
- the rplF gene encoding 50S ribosomal protein L6 yields the protein MSRIGRLPISVPSGVEVKIEGQKVSVKGPKGSLEQVIAEPIAVELNDGVVSVTRPNDINTVRSLHGLSRTLIFNMIVGVTQGYAKTLEIQGVGYRVVAKGRDLEFSLGYSHPILIKAPEGITFTVEKPTLFKVEGIDKQQVGEISANIRKLRKPDPYKGKGVRYQGEQIRRKVGKAGK from the coding sequence ATGTCTCGCATTGGACGTCTGCCCATCTCCGTTCCCAGCGGAGTCGAGGTCAAGATCGAGGGCCAGAAGGTCTCGGTCAAGGGCCCGAAGGGCTCGCTTGAGCAAGTGATCGCTGAGCCGATCGCGGTCGAGCTGAACGACGGTGTGGTCTCGGTCACCCGTCCGAACGACATCAACACGGTTCGGAGCCTCCACGGCCTGAGCCGCACCCTGATCTTCAACATGATCGTCGGGGTCACCCAGGGGTACGCCAAGACCCTTGAAATCCAGGGCGTCGGTTACCGCGTCGTGGCCAAGGGCAGGGACCTCGAGTTCTCCCTCGGCTACAGCCACCCGATCCTGATCAAGGCGCCTGAGGGCATCACCTTCACGGTCGAGAAGCCGACCCTGTTCAAGGTCGAGGGCATCGACAAGCAGCAGGTCGGCGAGATCTCTGCCAACATCCGCAAGCTGCGCAAGCCCGACCCGTACAAGGGCAAGGGTGTGCGGTACCAGGGTGAGCAGATCCGCCGCAAGGTCGGAAAGGCTGGTAAGTAG
- the rplR gene encoding 50S ribosomal protein L18 produces MAGTKGLFRKGTSKRATSRKRRHLRVRKRVVGTATRPRLIVTRSTKHVFVQVVDDTLGKTVASASTMEAELRSAEGDKTAKSKEVGKLVAERAKAAGVEAVVFDRAGNKYHGRVAAVADGAREGGLAL; encoded by the coding sequence ATGGCTGGCACCAAGGGCCTGTTCCGGAAGGGCACGAGCAAGCGGGCGACGTCCCGCAAGCGCCGTCACCTTCGGGTTCGCAAGAGGGTCGTCGGCACGGCTACGCGTCCGCGCCTCATCGTGACCCGCTCCACCAAGCACGTCTTCGTCCAGGTCGTCGACGACACCCTGGGCAAGACCGTCGCCTCCGCGTCGACCATGGAGGCCGAGCTGCGCTCGGCCGAGGGCGACAAGACCGCGAAGTCCAAGGAAGTCGGCAAGCTCGTCGCCGAGCGCGCCAAGGCCGCCGGTGTCGAGGCCGTCGTCTTCGACCGGGCGGGCAACAAGTACCACGGTCGCGTTGCCGCCGTCGCGGACGGCGCCCGCGAGGGGGGTCTCGCACTGTGA
- the rpsE gene encoding 30S ribosomal protein S5 gives MAAAPSRGGGQGGERRDGRRDGRRDDRRGGADKGTSYIERVVAINRVAKVVKGGRRFSFTALVIVGDGNGTVGVGYGKAKEVPAAIAKGVEEAKKNFFKVPRIQGTIPHLTQGEAAAGVVLLKPASPGTGVIAGGPVRAVLECAGVHDVLSKSLGSSNAINIVHATVTALKQLKRPEEIAAKRGLPIEDVAPAAMLRARAAGLEAAKVEVNS, from the coding sequence ATGGCAGCTGCTCCCAGTCGCGGAGGCGGCCAGGGCGGCGAGCGTCGTGACGGCCGTCGTGACGGACGCCGTGACGACCGCCGCGGTGGCGCCGACAAGGGCACGTCTTACATCGAGCGCGTCGTCGCGATCAACCGCGTCGCCAAGGTCGTGAAGGGTGGTCGTCGCTTCAGCTTCACCGCCCTCGTGATCGTCGGCGACGGCAACGGCACGGTCGGCGTCGGCTACGGCAAGGCCAAGGAAGTCCCCGCGGCCATCGCCAAGGGCGTCGAAGAGGCCAAGAAGAACTTCTTCAAGGTCCCCAGGATCCAGGGCACCATCCCGCACCTCACCCAGGGTGAGGCCGCCGCGGGCGTCGTGCTGCTCAAGCCGGCCAGCCCCGGTACCGGTGTCATCGCCGGTGGTCCGGTGCGCGCCGTCCTGGAGTGCGCGGGCGTGCACGACGTGCTCTCCAAGTCGCTCGGCAGCTCGAACGCCATCAACATCGTCCACGCGACGGTGACGGCGCTCAAGCAGCTCAAGCGCCCCGAGGAGATCGCGGCCAAGCGTGGCCTGCCGATCGAGGACGTCGCTCCCGCCGCCATGCTGCGCGCGCGTGCCGCCGGTCTCGAGGCCGCGAAGGTCGAGGTGAACTCGTGA
- the rpmD gene encoding 50S ribosomal protein L30, translated as MSQLKITQIKSVISEKQNQRDSLRTLGLKKIGQSVVREDKPEVIGLIRTVAHLVKVEEVES; from the coding sequence GTGAGCCAGCTCAAGATCACGCAGATCAAGTCCGTGATCAGCGAGAAGCAGAACCAGCGGGACTCGCTGCGGACCCTGGGCCTCAAGAAGATCGGCCAGAGTGTCGTTCGGGAGGACAAGCCCGAGGTCATCGGCCTGATCCGCACCGTTGCCCACCTGGTGAAGGTGGAGGAGGTCGAATCATGA